One region of Callithrix jacchus isolate 240 chromosome 16, calJac240_pri, whole genome shotgun sequence genomic DNA includes:
- the GLI4 gene encoding zinc finger protein GLI4 isoform X2, with the protein MRKQPTEGLWGTCNILLQLPGTPLEGRQIRGRRGPREGNGRSRVWQRFQAAGGHRCGHIPRREPRRAAGWTRELNVEATAAENSQGLQCTEGPRAAWGPRRQLPKPGSGRADERLAPSWPPGAAGRASGRKLRGPDAAPEATPPATHTAPLPAPGRSAGSGGTRAGVDAEASLGRSPRGAGRGLLLAPGPAPMQPQRLAVLPGPRAPRKCAPAGRRGAGQATSGRRAAASSRSEGPRCDTFSRSQGRWQPQGTFWSPPLSHPLSVFHHQGHQEPSTTSLDFSVGINMEAWPTASWPNPAPELLTAGARPHIGQAWRAGAWPRNRGSLAHGSPPWGVGVLVAEGTAEACGEQLRCMGPSGSPGSSPEVLSQPSDLDLQDTEEVEMGRDTFWPDSEPEQAPRSPGPRAPDEGAGGALRSLLRSLPRRARCDAGLEPESSAERAAGQPPGAVPHPQPRGAWRVTLVPQAAAGPEDTPERAAELGVTFGRSRQGGARGAKPHRCEACGKSFRYNSLLLKHQRIHTGEKPYACHECGKRFRGWSGFIQHHRIHTGEKPYECGQCGRAFSHSSHFTQHLRIHNGEKPYKCGECGQAFSQSSNLVRHQRLHTGEKPYACSQCGKAFIWSSVLIEHQRIHTGEKPYECADCGKAFRGRSHFFRHLRTHTGEKPFACGACGKAFGQSSQLIQHQRVHYRE; encoded by the exons ATGAGGAAGCAGCCCACGGAGGGGCTTTGGGGAACCTGTAACATCCTCCTCCAGCTCCCGGGGACGCCCCTGGAGGGCAGGCAGATTCGAGGGCGCCGGGGACCCCGCGAGGGGAACGGGAGGTCGCGCGTCTGGCAGCGGTTCCAGGCGGCTGGTGGCCATCGCTGTGGACACATCCCGAGGAGGGAACCCAGGAGGGCTGCGGGGTGGACTCGCGAGCTGAACGTGGAAGCGACTGCAGCCGAGAACTCCCAGGGCCTGCAGTGCACGGAGGGACCGCGGGCAGCGTGGGGACCGCGCCGTCAGCTCCCGAAGCCCGGTTCTGGGCGCGCGGACGAGCGCCTGGCCCCCAGCTGGCCCCCAGGCGCTGCAGGGCGGGCGTCAGGAAGGAAGCTCCGCGGCCCGGACGCGGCTCCCGAGGCTACCCCTCCGGCAACCCACACAGCTCCGCTCCCTGCGCCCGGGCGCTCTGCAGGCTCGGGCGGGACCCGGGCCGGCGTGGACGCAGAAGCCTCGCTAGGACGCAGCCCAAGAGGCGCGGGGCGAGGCCTCCTCTTGGCTCCTGGCCCCGCCCCCATGCAGCCACAGAGGCTTGCGGTCCTCCCGGGGCCCAGAGCGCCCCGGAAGTGCGCGCCGGCCGGGCGGAGAGGGGCGGGGCAGGCCACTTCCGGCCGGCGCGCAGCGGCTTCCTCCCGCTCGGAAG GTCCCAGATGTGACACCTTCAGCAGGTCTCAGGGaagatggcagccccaggggacGTTCTGGAGTCCCCCTCTGTCCCATCCCCTATCAGTCTTTCATCACCAGGGACACCAGGAGCCCAGCACCACCAGCCTCGACTTCTCCGTGGGCATCAACATG GAGGCCTGGCCTACAGCCTCATGGCCCAACCCAGCACCTGAGCTGCTGACAGCAGGGGCAAGGCCCCACATAGGTCAAGCCTGGAGAGCCGGTGCCTGGCCCAGGAACAGGGGCAGCCTGGCACACGGCTCTCCCCCTTGGGGAGTTGGCGTCCTGGTGGCTGAAGGGACTGCTGAGGCTTGTGGAGAGCAGCTTCGCTGCATGGGGCCCTCAG GCTCCCCAGGCTCCAGCCCTGAGGTCCTCTCCCAGCCATCAGACTTGGATCTCCAAGACACAGAGGAAGTGGAGATGGGCAGAGACACCTTCTGGCCCG ACTCCGAGCCAGAGCAGGCCCCACGCTCTCCCGGCCCGCGGGCCCCTGATGAGGGGGCGGGCGGAGCGCTGcgcagcctcctgaggagcctTCCCCGCAGGGCCCGGTGCGACGCAGGCCTGGAGCCCGAGTCCAGCGCGGAGCGGGCGGCGGGCCAGCCCCCCGGGGCCGTCCCCCATCCCCAGCCGCGGGGCGCCTGGCGCGTGACGCTTGTGCCACAGGCAGCAGCCGGGCCCGAGGACACACCCGAGCGGGCCGCCGAGCTGGGAGTCACCTTCGGCCGGAGCCGGCAGGGCGGCGCGCGGGGGGCCAAGCCGCACAGGTGCGAGGCCTGCGGCAAGAGCTTCAGGTACAACTCGCTACTGCTGAAGCACCAGCGCATCCACACGGGCGAGAAGCCCTACGCCTGCCATGAGTGCGGCAAGCGCTTCCGCGGCTGGTCCGGCTTCATCCAGCACCACCGCATCCACACGGGCGAGAAGCCCTACGAGTGCGGCCAGTGCGGTCGCGCCTTCAGCCACAGCTCGCACTTCACGCAGCACCTGCGCATCCACAACGGCGAGAAGCCCTACAAGTGCGGCGAGTGCGGCCAGGCCTTCAGCCAGAGCTCCAACCTGGTGCGCCACCAGCGGCTGCACACGGGCGAGAAGCCCTACGCCTGCAGCCAGTGCGGCAAGGCCTTCATCTGGAGTTCCGTGCTCATCGAGCACCAGCGCATCCACACGGGCGAGAAGCCCTACGAGTGCGCCGACTGCGGCAAGGCCTTCCGCGGCCGCTCGCACTTCTTCCGGCACCTGCGGACCCACACGGGCGAAAAGCCCTTCGCGTGCGGCGCCTGCGGCAAGGCCTTCGGCCAGAGCTCGCAGCTCATCCAGCACCAGCGGGTGCACTACCGCGAGTAG
- the GLI4 gene encoding zinc finger protein GLI4 isoform X1, with translation MRKQPTEGLWGTCNILLQLPGTPLEGRQIRGRRGPREGNGRSRVWQRFQAAGGHRCGHIPRREPRRAAGWTRELNVEATAAENSQGLQCTEGPRAAWGPRRQLPKPGSGRADERLAPSWPPGAAGRASGRKLRGPDAAPEATPPATHTAPLPAPGRSAGSGGTRAGVDAEASLGRSPRGAGRGLLLAPGPAPMQPQRLAVLPGPRAPRKCAPAGRRGAGQATSGRRAAASSRSEDGKLRPGGPATRERGTARPQRSTAGQTRSAPSSRRSGPLPRGWEPRGGGCFPRAAGRSVPSPFSLELRVCPRCDTFSRSQGRWQPQGTFWSPPLSHPLSVFHHQGHQEPSTTSLDFSVGINMEAWPTASWPNPAPELLTAGARPHIGQAWRAGAWPRNRGSLAHGSPPWGVGVLVAEGTAEACGEQLRCMGPSGSPGSSPEVLSQPSDLDLQDTEEVEMGRDTFWPDSEPEQAPRSPGPRAPDEGAGGALRSLLRSLPRRARCDAGLEPESSAERAAGQPPGAVPHPQPRGAWRVTLVPQAAAGPEDTPERAAELGVTFGRSRQGGARGAKPHRCEACGKSFRYNSLLLKHQRIHTGEKPYACHECGKRFRGWSGFIQHHRIHTGEKPYECGQCGRAFSHSSHFTQHLRIHNGEKPYKCGECGQAFSQSSNLVRHQRLHTGEKPYACSQCGKAFIWSSVLIEHQRIHTGEKPYECADCGKAFRGRSHFFRHLRTHTGEKPFACGACGKAFGQSSQLIQHQRVHYRE, from the exons ATGAGGAAGCAGCCCACGGAGGGGCTTTGGGGAACCTGTAACATCCTCCTCCAGCTCCCGGGGACGCCCCTGGAGGGCAGGCAGATTCGAGGGCGCCGGGGACCCCGCGAGGGGAACGGGAGGTCGCGCGTCTGGCAGCGGTTCCAGGCGGCTGGTGGCCATCGCTGTGGACACATCCCGAGGAGGGAACCCAGGAGGGCTGCGGGGTGGACTCGCGAGCTGAACGTGGAAGCGACTGCAGCCGAGAACTCCCAGGGCCTGCAGTGCACGGAGGGACCGCGGGCAGCGTGGGGACCGCGCCGTCAGCTCCCGAAGCCCGGTTCTGGGCGCGCGGACGAGCGCCTGGCCCCCAGCTGGCCCCCAGGCGCTGCAGGGCGGGCGTCAGGAAGGAAGCTCCGCGGCCCGGACGCGGCTCCCGAGGCTACCCCTCCGGCAACCCACACAGCTCCGCTCCCTGCGCCCGGGCGCTCTGCAGGCTCGGGCGGGACCCGGGCCGGCGTGGACGCAGAAGCCTCGCTAGGACGCAGCCCAAGAGGCGCGGGGCGAGGCCTCCTCTTGGCTCCTGGCCCCGCCCCCATGCAGCCACAGAGGCTTGCGGTCCTCCCGGGGCCCAGAGCGCCCCGGAAGTGCGCGCCGGCCGGGCGGAGAGGGGCGGGGCAGGCCACTTCCGGCCGGCGCGCAGCGGCTTCCTCCCGCTCGGAAG atgggaaactgaggcccggagGTCCCGCCACTCGGGAGCGTGGAACAGCCAGACCCCAGCGCAGCACCGCCGGGCAGACGCGCTCTGCGCCGAGCTCCCGGCGATCGGGCCCGCTCCCACGCGGCTGGGAACCAAGGGGCGGAGGATGCTTCCCCCGGGCCGCCGGCAGGAGTGTCCCCTCCCCCTTCAGCCTGGAGCTTAGAGTTT GTCCCAGATGTGACACCTTCAGCAGGTCTCAGGGaagatggcagccccaggggacGTTCTGGAGTCCCCCTCTGTCCCATCCCCTATCAGTCTTTCATCACCAGGGACACCAGGAGCCCAGCACCACCAGCCTCGACTTCTCCGTGGGCATCAACATG GAGGCCTGGCCTACAGCCTCATGGCCCAACCCAGCACCTGAGCTGCTGACAGCAGGGGCAAGGCCCCACATAGGTCAAGCCTGGAGAGCCGGTGCCTGGCCCAGGAACAGGGGCAGCCTGGCACACGGCTCTCCCCCTTGGGGAGTTGGCGTCCTGGTGGCTGAAGGGACTGCTGAGGCTTGTGGAGAGCAGCTTCGCTGCATGGGGCCCTCAG GCTCCCCAGGCTCCAGCCCTGAGGTCCTCTCCCAGCCATCAGACTTGGATCTCCAAGACACAGAGGAAGTGGAGATGGGCAGAGACACCTTCTGGCCCG ACTCCGAGCCAGAGCAGGCCCCACGCTCTCCCGGCCCGCGGGCCCCTGATGAGGGGGCGGGCGGAGCGCTGcgcagcctcctgaggagcctTCCCCGCAGGGCCCGGTGCGACGCAGGCCTGGAGCCCGAGTCCAGCGCGGAGCGGGCGGCGGGCCAGCCCCCCGGGGCCGTCCCCCATCCCCAGCCGCGGGGCGCCTGGCGCGTGACGCTTGTGCCACAGGCAGCAGCCGGGCCCGAGGACACACCCGAGCGGGCCGCCGAGCTGGGAGTCACCTTCGGCCGGAGCCGGCAGGGCGGCGCGCGGGGGGCCAAGCCGCACAGGTGCGAGGCCTGCGGCAAGAGCTTCAGGTACAACTCGCTACTGCTGAAGCACCAGCGCATCCACACGGGCGAGAAGCCCTACGCCTGCCATGAGTGCGGCAAGCGCTTCCGCGGCTGGTCCGGCTTCATCCAGCACCACCGCATCCACACGGGCGAGAAGCCCTACGAGTGCGGCCAGTGCGGTCGCGCCTTCAGCCACAGCTCGCACTTCACGCAGCACCTGCGCATCCACAACGGCGAGAAGCCCTACAAGTGCGGCGAGTGCGGCCAGGCCTTCAGCCAGAGCTCCAACCTGGTGCGCCACCAGCGGCTGCACACGGGCGAGAAGCCCTACGCCTGCAGCCAGTGCGGCAAGGCCTTCATCTGGAGTTCCGTGCTCATCGAGCACCAGCGCATCCACACGGGCGAGAAGCCCTACGAGTGCGCCGACTGCGGCAAGGCCTTCCGCGGCCGCTCGCACTTCTTCCGGCACCTGCGGACCCACACGGGCGAAAAGCCCTTCGCGTGCGGCGCCTGCGGCAAGGCCTTCGGCCAGAGCTCGCAGCTCATCCAGCACCAGCGGGTGCACTACCGCGAGTAG
- the GLI4 gene encoding zinc finger protein GLI4 isoform X8 produces MAAPGDVLESPSVPSPISLSSPGTPGAQHHQPRLLRGHQHGSPGSSPEVLSQPSDLDLQDTEEVEMGRDTFWPDSEPEQAPRSPGPRAPDEGAGGALRSLLRSLPRRARCDAGLEPESSAERAAGQPPGAVPHPQPRGAWRVTLVPQAAAGPEDTPERAAELGVTFGRSRQGGARGAKPHRCEACGKSFRYNSLLLKHQRIHTGEKPYACHECGKRFRGWSGFIQHHRIHTGEKPYECGQCGRAFSHSSHFTQHLRIHNGEKPYKCGECGQAFSQSSNLVRHQRLHTGEKPYACSQCGKAFIWSSVLIEHQRIHTGEKPYECADCGKAFRGRSHFFRHLRTHTGEKPFACGACGKAFGQSSQLIQHQRVHYRE; encoded by the exons atggcagccccaggggacGTTCTGGAGTCCCCCTCTGTCCCATCCCCTATCAGTCTTTCATCACCAGGGACACCAGGAGCCCAGCACCACCAGCCTCGACTTCTCCGTGGGCATCAACATG GCTCCCCAGGCTCCAGCCCTGAGGTCCTCTCCCAGCCATCAGACTTGGATCTCCAAGACACAGAGGAAGTGGAGATGGGCAGAGACACCTTCTGGCCCG ACTCCGAGCCAGAGCAGGCCCCACGCTCTCCCGGCCCGCGGGCCCCTGATGAGGGGGCGGGCGGAGCGCTGcgcagcctcctgaggagcctTCCCCGCAGGGCCCGGTGCGACGCAGGCCTGGAGCCCGAGTCCAGCGCGGAGCGGGCGGCGGGCCAGCCCCCCGGGGCCGTCCCCCATCCCCAGCCGCGGGGCGCCTGGCGCGTGACGCTTGTGCCACAGGCAGCAGCCGGGCCCGAGGACACACCCGAGCGGGCCGCCGAGCTGGGAGTCACCTTCGGCCGGAGCCGGCAGGGCGGCGCGCGGGGGGCCAAGCCGCACAGGTGCGAGGCCTGCGGCAAGAGCTTCAGGTACAACTCGCTACTGCTGAAGCACCAGCGCATCCACACGGGCGAGAAGCCCTACGCCTGCCATGAGTGCGGCAAGCGCTTCCGCGGCTGGTCCGGCTTCATCCAGCACCACCGCATCCACACGGGCGAGAAGCCCTACGAGTGCGGCCAGTGCGGTCGCGCCTTCAGCCACAGCTCGCACTTCACGCAGCACCTGCGCATCCACAACGGCGAGAAGCCCTACAAGTGCGGCGAGTGCGGCCAGGCCTTCAGCCAGAGCTCCAACCTGGTGCGCCACCAGCGGCTGCACACGGGCGAGAAGCCCTACGCCTGCAGCCAGTGCGGCAAGGCCTTCATCTGGAGTTCCGTGCTCATCGAGCACCAGCGCATCCACACGGGCGAGAAGCCCTACGAGTGCGCCGACTGCGGCAAGGCCTTCCGCGGCCGCTCGCACTTCTTCCGGCACCTGCGGACCCACACGGGCGAAAAGCCCTTCGCGTGCGGCGCCTGCGGCAAGGCCTTCGGCCAGAGCTCGCAGCTCATCCAGCACCAGCGGGTGCACTACCGCGAGTAG
- the GLI4 gene encoding zinc finger protein GLI4 isoform X9: MAAPGDVLESPSVPSPISLSSPGTPGAQHHQPRLLRGHQHDSEPEQAPRSPGPRAPDEGAGGALRSLLRSLPRRARCDAGLEPESSAERAAGQPPGAVPHPQPRGAWRVTLVPQAAAGPEDTPERAAELGVTFGRSRQGGARGAKPHRCEACGKSFRYNSLLLKHQRIHTGEKPYACHECGKRFRGWSGFIQHHRIHTGEKPYECGQCGRAFSHSSHFTQHLRIHNGEKPYKCGECGQAFSQSSNLVRHQRLHTGEKPYACSQCGKAFIWSSVLIEHQRIHTGEKPYECADCGKAFRGRSHFFRHLRTHTGEKPFACGACGKAFGQSSQLIQHQRVHYRE; the protein is encoded by the exons atggcagccccaggggacGTTCTGGAGTCCCCCTCTGTCCCATCCCCTATCAGTCTTTCATCACCAGGGACACCAGGAGCCCAGCACCACCAGCCTCGACTTCTCCGTGGGCATCAACATG ACTCCGAGCCAGAGCAGGCCCCACGCTCTCCCGGCCCGCGGGCCCCTGATGAGGGGGCGGGCGGAGCGCTGcgcagcctcctgaggagcctTCCCCGCAGGGCCCGGTGCGACGCAGGCCTGGAGCCCGAGTCCAGCGCGGAGCGGGCGGCGGGCCAGCCCCCCGGGGCCGTCCCCCATCCCCAGCCGCGGGGCGCCTGGCGCGTGACGCTTGTGCCACAGGCAGCAGCCGGGCCCGAGGACACACCCGAGCGGGCCGCCGAGCTGGGAGTCACCTTCGGCCGGAGCCGGCAGGGCGGCGCGCGGGGGGCCAAGCCGCACAGGTGCGAGGCCTGCGGCAAGAGCTTCAGGTACAACTCGCTACTGCTGAAGCACCAGCGCATCCACACGGGCGAGAAGCCCTACGCCTGCCATGAGTGCGGCAAGCGCTTCCGCGGCTGGTCCGGCTTCATCCAGCACCACCGCATCCACACGGGCGAGAAGCCCTACGAGTGCGGCCAGTGCGGTCGCGCCTTCAGCCACAGCTCGCACTTCACGCAGCACCTGCGCATCCACAACGGCGAGAAGCCCTACAAGTGCGGCGAGTGCGGCCAGGCCTTCAGCCAGAGCTCCAACCTGGTGCGCCACCAGCGGCTGCACACGGGCGAGAAGCCCTACGCCTGCAGCCAGTGCGGCAAGGCCTTCATCTGGAGTTCCGTGCTCATCGAGCACCAGCGCATCCACACGGGCGAGAAGCCCTACGAGTGCGCCGACTGCGGCAAGGCCTTCCGCGGCCGCTCGCACTTCTTCCGGCACCTGCGGACCCACACGGGCGAAAAGCCCTTCGCGTGCGGCGCCTGCGGCAAGGCCTTCGGCCAGAGCTCGCAGCTCATCCAGCACCAGCGGGTGCACTACCGCGAGTAG
- the GLI4 gene encoding zinc finger protein GLI4 isoform X3 yields the protein MTLASGRSRGAGWASEGGRGAAADPPPSGRGDRGCSFSGRLSQAPSEGSCRPPHSADGKLRPGGPATRERGTARPQRSTAGQTRSAPSSRRSGPLPRGWEPRGGGCFPRAAGRSVPSPFSLELRVCPRCDTFSRSQGRWQPQGTFWSPPLSHPLSVFHHQGHQEPSTTSLDFSVGINMEAWPTASWPNPAPELLTAGARPHIGQAWRAGAWPRNRGSLAHGSPPWGVGVLVAEGTAEACGEQLRCMGPSGSPGSSPEVLSQPSDLDLQDTEEVEMGRDTFWPDSEPEQAPRSPGPRAPDEGAGGALRSLLRSLPRRARCDAGLEPESSAERAAGQPPGAVPHPQPRGAWRVTLVPQAAAGPEDTPERAAELGVTFGRSRQGGARGAKPHRCEACGKSFRYNSLLLKHQRIHTGEKPYACHECGKRFRGWSGFIQHHRIHTGEKPYECGQCGRAFSHSSHFTQHLRIHNGEKPYKCGECGQAFSQSSNLVRHQRLHTGEKPYACSQCGKAFIWSSVLIEHQRIHTGEKPYECADCGKAFRGRSHFFRHLRTHTGEKPFACGACGKAFGQSSQLIQHQRVHYRE from the exons ATGACCTTGGCCTCGGGCCGGTCCCGGGGAGCGGGATGGGCTTCTGAGGGTGGTCGCGGGGCAGCAGCGGACCCCCCGCCCAGCGGCCGTGGCGATCGCGGGTGTTCGTTCTCAGGGCGCCTTTCCCAGGCACCCAGTGAAGGCAGCTGTCGTCCTCCTCACTCtgcagatgggaaactgaggcccggagGTCCCGCCACTCGGGAGCGTGGAACAGCCAGACCCCAGCGCAGCACCGCCGGGCAGACGCGCTCTGCGCCGAGCTCCCGGCGATCGGGCCCGCTCCCACGCGGCTGGGAACCAAGGGGCGGAGGATGCTTCCCCCGGGCCGCCGGCAGGAGTGTCCCCTCCCCCTTCAGCCTGGAGCTTAGAGTTT GTCCCAGATGTGACACCTTCAGCAGGTCTCAGGGaagatggcagccccaggggacGTTCTGGAGTCCCCCTCTGTCCCATCCCCTATCAGTCTTTCATCACCAGGGACACCAGGAGCCCAGCACCACCAGCCTCGACTTCTCCGTGGGCATCAACATG GAGGCCTGGCCTACAGCCTCATGGCCCAACCCAGCACCTGAGCTGCTGACAGCAGGGGCAAGGCCCCACATAGGTCAAGCCTGGAGAGCCGGTGCCTGGCCCAGGAACAGGGGCAGCCTGGCACACGGCTCTCCCCCTTGGGGAGTTGGCGTCCTGGTGGCTGAAGGGACTGCTGAGGCTTGTGGAGAGCAGCTTCGCTGCATGGGGCCCTCAG GCTCCCCAGGCTCCAGCCCTGAGGTCCTCTCCCAGCCATCAGACTTGGATCTCCAAGACACAGAGGAAGTGGAGATGGGCAGAGACACCTTCTGGCCCG ACTCCGAGCCAGAGCAGGCCCCACGCTCTCCCGGCCCGCGGGCCCCTGATGAGGGGGCGGGCGGAGCGCTGcgcagcctcctgaggagcctTCCCCGCAGGGCCCGGTGCGACGCAGGCCTGGAGCCCGAGTCCAGCGCGGAGCGGGCGGCGGGCCAGCCCCCCGGGGCCGTCCCCCATCCCCAGCCGCGGGGCGCCTGGCGCGTGACGCTTGTGCCACAGGCAGCAGCCGGGCCCGAGGACACACCCGAGCGGGCCGCCGAGCTGGGAGTCACCTTCGGCCGGAGCCGGCAGGGCGGCGCGCGGGGGGCCAAGCCGCACAGGTGCGAGGCCTGCGGCAAGAGCTTCAGGTACAACTCGCTACTGCTGAAGCACCAGCGCATCCACACGGGCGAGAAGCCCTACGCCTGCCATGAGTGCGGCAAGCGCTTCCGCGGCTGGTCCGGCTTCATCCAGCACCACCGCATCCACACGGGCGAGAAGCCCTACGAGTGCGGCCAGTGCGGTCGCGCCTTCAGCCACAGCTCGCACTTCACGCAGCACCTGCGCATCCACAACGGCGAGAAGCCCTACAAGTGCGGCGAGTGCGGCCAGGCCTTCAGCCAGAGCTCCAACCTGGTGCGCCACCAGCGGCTGCACACGGGCGAGAAGCCCTACGCCTGCAGCCAGTGCGGCAAGGCCTTCATCTGGAGTTCCGTGCTCATCGAGCACCAGCGCATCCACACGGGCGAGAAGCCCTACGAGTGCGCCGACTGCGGCAAGGCCTTCCGCGGCCGCTCGCACTTCTTCCGGCACCTGCGGACCCACACGGGCGAAAAGCCCTTCGCGTGCGGCGCCTGCGGCAAGGCCTTCGGCCAGAGCTCGCAGCTCATCCAGCACCAGCGGGTGCACTACCGCGAGTAG
- the GLI4 gene encoding zinc finger protein GLI4 isoform X5: MFLGALSPRCDTFSRSQGRWQPQGTFWSPPLSHPLSVFHHQGHQEPSTTSLDFSVGINMEAWPTASWPNPAPELLTAGARPHIGQAWRAGAWPRNRGSLAHGSPPWGVGVLVAEGTAEACGEQLRCMGPSGSPGSSPEVLSQPSDLDLQDTEEVEMGRDTFWPDSEPEQAPRSPGPRAPDEGAGGALRSLLRSLPRRARCDAGLEPESSAERAAGQPPGAVPHPQPRGAWRVTLVPQAAAGPEDTPERAAELGVTFGRSRQGGARGAKPHRCEACGKSFRYNSLLLKHQRIHTGEKPYACHECGKRFRGWSGFIQHHRIHTGEKPYECGQCGRAFSHSSHFTQHLRIHNGEKPYKCGECGQAFSQSSNLVRHQRLHTGEKPYACSQCGKAFIWSSVLIEHQRIHTGEKPYECADCGKAFRGRSHFFRHLRTHTGEKPFACGACGKAFGQSSQLIQHQRVHYRE; this comes from the exons ATGTTTCTTGGAGCCCTGA GTCCCAGATGTGACACCTTCAGCAGGTCTCAGGGaagatggcagccccaggggacGTTCTGGAGTCCCCCTCTGTCCCATCCCCTATCAGTCTTTCATCACCAGGGACACCAGGAGCCCAGCACCACCAGCCTCGACTTCTCCGTGGGCATCAACATG GAGGCCTGGCCTACAGCCTCATGGCCCAACCCAGCACCTGAGCTGCTGACAGCAGGGGCAAGGCCCCACATAGGTCAAGCCTGGAGAGCCGGTGCCTGGCCCAGGAACAGGGGCAGCCTGGCACACGGCTCTCCCCCTTGGGGAGTTGGCGTCCTGGTGGCTGAAGGGACTGCTGAGGCTTGTGGAGAGCAGCTTCGCTGCATGGGGCCCTCAG GCTCCCCAGGCTCCAGCCCTGAGGTCCTCTCCCAGCCATCAGACTTGGATCTCCAAGACACAGAGGAAGTGGAGATGGGCAGAGACACCTTCTGGCCCG ACTCCGAGCCAGAGCAGGCCCCACGCTCTCCCGGCCCGCGGGCCCCTGATGAGGGGGCGGGCGGAGCGCTGcgcagcctcctgaggagcctTCCCCGCAGGGCCCGGTGCGACGCAGGCCTGGAGCCCGAGTCCAGCGCGGAGCGGGCGGCGGGCCAGCCCCCCGGGGCCGTCCCCCATCCCCAGCCGCGGGGCGCCTGGCGCGTGACGCTTGTGCCACAGGCAGCAGCCGGGCCCGAGGACACACCCGAGCGGGCCGCCGAGCTGGGAGTCACCTTCGGCCGGAGCCGGCAGGGCGGCGCGCGGGGGGCCAAGCCGCACAGGTGCGAGGCCTGCGGCAAGAGCTTCAGGTACAACTCGCTACTGCTGAAGCACCAGCGCATCCACACGGGCGAGAAGCCCTACGCCTGCCATGAGTGCGGCAAGCGCTTCCGCGGCTGGTCCGGCTTCATCCAGCACCACCGCATCCACACGGGCGAGAAGCCCTACGAGTGCGGCCAGTGCGGTCGCGCCTTCAGCCACAGCTCGCACTTCACGCAGCACCTGCGCATCCACAACGGCGAGAAGCCCTACAAGTGCGGCGAGTGCGGCCAGGCCTTCAGCCAGAGCTCCAACCTGGTGCGCCACCAGCGGCTGCACACGGGCGAGAAGCCCTACGCCTGCAGCCAGTGCGGCAAGGCCTTCATCTGGAGTTCCGTGCTCATCGAGCACCAGCGCATCCACACGGGCGAGAAGCCCTACGAGTGCGCCGACTGCGGCAAGGCCTTCCGCGGCCGCTCGCACTTCTTCCGGCACCTGCGGACCCACACGGGCGAAAAGCCCTTCGCGTGCGGCGCCTGCGGCAAGGCCTTCGGCCAGAGCTCGCAGCTCATCCAGCACCAGCGGGTGCACTACCGCGAGTAG
- the GLI4 gene encoding zinc finger protein GLI4 isoform X11 has product MGRDTFWPDSEPEQAPRSPGPRAPDEGAGGALRSLLRSLPRRARCDAGLEPESSAERAAGQPPGAVPHPQPRGAWRVTLVPQAAAGPEDTPERAAELGVTFGRSRQGGARGAKPHRCEACGKSFRYNSLLLKHQRIHTGEKPYACHECGKRFRGWSGFIQHHRIHTGEKPYECGQCGRAFSHSSHFTQHLRIHNGEKPYKCGECGQAFSQSSNLVRHQRLHTGEKPYACSQCGKAFIWSSVLIEHQRIHTGEKPYECADCGKAFRGRSHFFRHLRTHTGEKPFACGACGKAFGQSSQLIQHQRVHYRE; this is encoded by the exons ATGGGCAGAGACACCTTCTGGCCCG ACTCCGAGCCAGAGCAGGCCCCACGCTCTCCCGGCCCGCGGGCCCCTGATGAGGGGGCGGGCGGAGCGCTGcgcagcctcctgaggagcctTCCCCGCAGGGCCCGGTGCGACGCAGGCCTGGAGCCCGAGTCCAGCGCGGAGCGGGCGGCGGGCCAGCCCCCCGGGGCCGTCCCCCATCCCCAGCCGCGGGGCGCCTGGCGCGTGACGCTTGTGCCACAGGCAGCAGCCGGGCCCGAGGACACACCCGAGCGGGCCGCCGAGCTGGGAGTCACCTTCGGCCGGAGCCGGCAGGGCGGCGCGCGGGGGGCCAAGCCGCACAGGTGCGAGGCCTGCGGCAAGAGCTTCAGGTACAACTCGCTACTGCTGAAGCACCAGCGCATCCACACGGGCGAGAAGCCCTACGCCTGCCATGAGTGCGGCAAGCGCTTCCGCGGCTGGTCCGGCTTCATCCAGCACCACCGCATCCACACGGGCGAGAAGCCCTACGAGTGCGGCCAGTGCGGTCGCGCCTTCAGCCACAGCTCGCACTTCACGCAGCACCTGCGCATCCACAACGGCGAGAAGCCCTACAAGTGCGGCGAGTGCGGCCAGGCCTTCAGCCAGAGCTCCAACCTGGTGCGCCACCAGCGGCTGCACACGGGCGAGAAGCCCTACGCCTGCAGCCAGTGCGGCAAGGCCTTCATCTGGAGTTCCGTGCTCATCGAGCACCAGCGCATCCACACGGGCGAGAAGCCCTACGAGTGCGCCGACTGCGGCAAGGCCTTCCGCGGCCGCTCGCACTTCTTCCGGCACCTGCGGACCCACACGGGCGAAAAGCCCTTCGCGTGCGGCGCCTGCGGCAAGGCCTTCGGCCAGAGCTCGCAGCTCATCCAGCACCAGCGGGTGCACTACCGCGAGTAG